In the genome of Mixta calida, the window CCGGCGTGCTGATTTGGGATACCGACGCCCACGGCAAGCCCGACCTGCTTTCGCTGGCCTGTCAAAAGGTGAAGGAGATCGATGCGGAGGCGGTGATTTGTATCGCTAACCGGCCGCTGACCGACTATGTGGTGGAAGGGTGCGAAGCGCAGGGGATTGCGGCCTACGGCGCCATTTGGGATTCGTGATTCGCCTGAATCGCAGACAAAAAAAAACCGGCCAGATGGCCGGTTCTTTCAAAGCTGATTAACAAGCGGCGATTAAGCCAGTTTGTTGATCTGTGCAGTCAGGTTTGCTTTATGACGTGCAGCTTTGTTCTTGTGGATCAGACCTTTAGCAGCCTGACGGTCCACGATCGGTTGCATTTCGTTAAATGCTTTCTGTGCAGCTTCTTTGTCGCCAGCTTCAACTGCTGCGTATACTTTCTTGATGAAAGTACGCATCATGGAACGACGGCTTGCGTTATGCTTGCGACGTTTCTCAGATGTTACGGCGCGTTTCTTAGCTGATTTGATATTAGCCAAGGTCCAACTCCCAAATATGTTCTATACGGACAAATCAAAGGCCGAGGACTATGCCTTTTACGCCTTATTTTGTCAATGGATTTGTGCAAATAAGCGCCGTTTTACAAACAACGCCCGGTTACGTAATTGATGGCGCAAGATTCTACCAGTTTCCCTTCGCTGAATACAGTATTTCGCAAGAAAAAAAGCGCTATTCCCGGCGCTCAGGCTCTGCGGCAAGGAAATCGTCGCCAGAACGACGGAAAGGCGCCGCGACGGGTTAACCTTGGCGGTTGTACAAGGTATAATCCGCTGATTTCCACCAACTTGAGTCAGCCATGAAGTTTATACGCGGCATTCACAATCTTCGGACGCAGCATCGCGGCTGTGTGCTGACTATCGGCAATTTCGATGGCGTGCATCGTGGCCATCAGGCGCTGCTGGCTCGCCTGCGCGAAGAGGGACAGCGTCGCGGCCTGCCCGTGATGGTTATGCTGTTCGAGCCGCAGCCGCTTGAGCTGTTCGCAGCCGATAAAGCGCCGGCGCGCCTGACGCGTCTGCGTGATAAACTGAAATACTTGGCGCAGGAGGGCGTCGACGCCGTGCTGTGCGTACGCTTCGACCGCCGTTTCGCCGCGGTTAGCGCGCAAAGCTTCGTGAACGATCTGCTGGTCGATAAGCTGGGCGTACAGTTTCTCGCCGTTGGTGATGATTTCCGTTTCGGCGCTGGTCGCGAAGGGGATTTCCTGTTATTACAGAAGGCGGGCGCGGAGTATGGCTTTGACGTCATCAGCACCCAAACCTTCAGTGAAGGCGGCAGACGCATCAGCAGCACGGCGATTCGCCAGGCGCTGGCGGAAGATAATCTGACGCTGGCCGAGGCGCTTCTGGGGCACCCGTTCGCCCTGTCGGGCCGTGTTGTGCATGGCGATGCCCTGGGCCGCACCATCGGTTTCCCTACGGCGAATATTCTGCTGCGGCGCATTGTTTCGCCGGTAAAGGGCGTTTATGCCGTAGAAGTCCACGGCTTAAGCGAACATCCCCTGCCTGGCGTGGCGAACATCGGAACGCGGCCAACGGTCGCCGGCCTGCGTCAGCAGCTGGAGGTGCATCTGCTGGATACGGCGATGAATATGTACGGACGCCATATCGACGTGGTGCTGCGCCAAAAAATACGTAACGAGCAGCGTTTTCCATCCCTGGATGCGCTTAAAGAGCAAATTGCTAAAGATGTGGTGACGGCCCGCGCATTCTTCGGGCTTAAAACACCGGTGTAACAACCGAAACACGGAATCGAGAATCTGATGAGTGACTATAAATCTACCCTGAATTTGCCGGAAACGGGGTTCCCGATGCGTGGCGATCTCGCCAAACGCGAACCGGGTATGCTGCAACGCTGGTATGATGACAATCTGTACGGCATCATCCGCGAAGCCAAAAAAGGGAAAAAAACCTTTATTCTGCACGATGGCCCTCCCTATGCGAACGGCAGCATTCACATTGGTCACTCAGTCAATAAGATTCTGAAAGACATTATTATCAAATCCAAAGGTCTGTCGGGCTTCGACTCGCCGTACGTGCCGGGCTGGGACTGTCACGGTCTGCCGATCGAACATAAGGTCGAGCAAATGATCGGCAAGCCGGGCGAGAAAGTCAGCGCCGCCGAATTCCGCGAAGCCTGCCGTAAATATGCGGCTGAGCAGGTCGCCGGCCAGAAAACCGACTTTATACGTCTTGGCGTGCTGGGCGACTGGGAACATCCTTATCTCACGATGAACTTCCAGACGGAAGCCAACATCATCCGTGCGCTGGCGAAAATCATCGGCAACGGCCACCTGCATAAAGGCGCGAAGCCGGTGCACTGGTGTCTCGACTGCCGTTCCGCGCTGGCGGAAGCGGAAGTGGAATACTATGACAAAACGTCGCCGTCTATCGACGTGATGTTCAACGCCACCGACGCCGCCGCGGTCGCCGCGAAATTCGGCGCGAGCAGCGTACAAGGCCCGATTTCGCTGGTGATCTGGACCACCACGCCGTGGACCATGCCGGCCAACCGCGCCATCTCGCTGCACCCAGAGTTCGAATATCAGCTGGTGCAGATCGAAGGCCGCGCGCTGATCCTGGCGAAAGACCTGGTGGAAAGCGTGATGAAGCGCGCTGGCGTCAGCGAATGGACGGTATTAGGCAGCACGACCGGCGCGACGCTGGAGCTGATGCGTTTCCAGCACCCGTTCCTCGCTTTTGACGTGCCGGTCGTACTGGGCGAACACGTCACGCTGGATGCCGGTACCGGCGCGGTGCATACGGCGCCGGGCCACGGCCCGGATGACTATGTGATCGGTCAGAAATATGGTCTGGAAACCGCTAATCCGGTAGGGCCGGACGGCTGCTATCTGCCAGGCACCTACCCTGAACTGGACGGCGTGAACGTTTTCAAAGCCAACGATATGATCGTCGAGCTGCTGCGCAGCAAAGCGGCGCTGCTGCACGTTGAAAAGCTGCATCACAGCTATCCGCACTGCTGGCGGCATAAAACGCCGATCATCTTCCGCGCGACGCCGCAATGGTTCGTCAGCATGGATCAGAAAGGGCTGCGCGCGCAGTCGTTGAAAGAGATCAAAGGCGTGCAGTGGATCCCGGACTGGGGTCAGGCGCGCATCGAATCGATGGTGGAAAACCGTCCTGACTGGTGTATCTCTCGCCAGCGCACCTGGGGCGTGCCGATGGCGCTGTTCGTGCATAACGAAACCGAACAGCTCCACCCGGATACCCTGACGCTGATGGAAAAAGTGGCGAAGCGCGTTGAGCAGGACGGCATTCAGGCGTGGTGGGATCTCGATCCGCGCGATCTGATGGGCGACGATGCCGATCATTATCGCAAGGTGCCGGATACGCTGGACGTCTGGTTCGACTCTGGATCGACGCACGCGTCGGTGGTCGACGTGCGCCCGGAATTCCACGGCCACAGCGCCGATATCTATCTGGAAGGTTCGGATCAGCACCGCGGCTGGTTCATGTCCTCACTGATGATTTCCACGGCGATGAAAGGCAAAGCGCCTTACCGTCAGGTGCTGACGCACGGCTTCACCGTCGACGGCCAGGGCCGCAAGATGTCCAAATCGTTGGGCAACACCGTCAGCCCGCAGGATGTGATGAACAAGCTGGGCGCGGATATTCTGCGTCTGTGGGTCGCCTCGACCGACTACTCCGGCGAAATGGCCGTATCGGACGAGATCCTGAAGCGCTCTGCCGACGCCTACCGTCGTATCCGCAACACCGCGCGTTTCCTGTTGGCCAACCTGAACGGCTTTAACCCGGAAACCGATCTGGTGAAGCCGGAAGAGATGGTGGTGCTGGATCGCTGGGCCGTGGGCCGCGCGCAGGCGGCGCAGGCGGACATCATCAACTCTTACGAAAACTATGATTTCCATGAAGTGGTGCAGCGCCTGATGCAGTTCTGCTCGGTGGAGATGGGGTCGTTCTACCTCGACATCATCAAAGACCGTCAGTACACCGCGAAAAGCGACAGCGTGGCGCGTCGCAGCTGCCAGAGCGCGCTCTGGTATATCGCCGAGGCGCTGGTGCGCTGGATGGCGCCGATCATGTCCTTTACCGCCGACGAAATCTGGAGCTACCTGCCGGGCAAACGCGCGCAGTATGTCTTCACCGAAGAGTGGTACGACGGCCTGTTCGGTCTGGCGGACAATGAGTCGCTGAACGACAGCTACTGGGCTGAGCTGCTGAAAGTGCGCGGCGAAGTCAACAAGGTGATCGAGCAGGCGCGCGGCGACAAGCGCATCGGCGGCTCGCTGGAAGCGACGGTCACGCTGTATGCCGACGCCGCGCTGGCCGAAAAGCTGACCGCGCTGGGCAACGAGCTGCGCTTCGTGCTGCTGACTTCCGGCGCGCAGGTGGCGGACTACGCGCTGGCGCCTGAAGAAGCGCAGCAGAGCGAGACGTTAAAAGGTCTGAAAATTGCGCTGCATAAAGCGGAAGGGGAGAAATGCCCGCGCTGCTGGCATTACACTACCGATATTGGCCTGGACGCCGCGCACCCGGATATTTGCGGACGCTGCGTCACTAACGTCGCCGGTAATGGCGAAGAGCGTAAGTTTGCCTGATGCGTAAATCACTTTCTGCAACCGGACTGCGCTGGCTCTGGCTGGTGCTGGTGGTTATCGCCGTCGATTTCGCCAGTAAGCAATGGGTATTGGATAACCTTGCGCTGCACGAAACGATGCCGGTAATGCCGTTTTTTAATCTGTTTCATGCTCATAACTACGGGGCGGCGTTTAGCTTCCTCGCGGATAAGGGCGGCTGGCAACGTTGGTTCTTCGCCGGCATCGCTATCGCTATCGTTGTGGCGCTGCTGGTGATGATGTATCGCACAGCGGCCAGCCAGAAACTTAACAATATCGCCTACGCGCTGATTATCGGCGGCGCGCTGGGCAACCTGTTTGATCGCGCCTGGCACGGCTTTGTCGTCGATTTCATCGACTTCTATATTGGCGGGTGGCATTTCGCCACCTTCAATATTGCCGACTGCGGCATCTGCGTCGGCGCCGCGCTGATCGTGCTGGAGGGCTTTTTTACCCCTTCCGGCAAACAGGCGAAGCAAAAGGGCAAGGCATGACCGACTCTGTACAGCGCGATAGCGCGGTGCTGCTGCACTTCACGTTAAAGCTGGAAGATGGTTCGACGGCGGAATCGACGCGCGCCAACGGCAAACCGGCGCTGTTTCGCCTTGGCGACGGCAGCCTCTCTGACGCGCTGGAAACGGCGCTGCTCGGACTGCGCGTCGGCGAGAAAAAAGCGTTTACGCTGGAGCCGGAAGCGGCGTTCGGCAGCGTCAGCCCCGATCTGATTCAGTACTTCTCACGACGCGATTTTATTCAGACGGGCGAGCCGGAAGTCGGCGCCATCATGCTGTTTACCGGTATGGACGGCAGTGAAATGCCGGGCGTTATCCGCGAAATCGCGGGTGACTCGATTACCGTTGACTTTAACCATCCGTTAGCCGGTCGCACCGTTCACTTCGATGTCGAGGTGCTGGAGATCGACCCGGCGCTGGAGAGTGACGCATGAAAATCCTGTTAGCGAATCCGCGCGGCTTTTGCGCCGGCGTCGATCGCGCCATCAGTATCGTAGAACGCGCGCTGGAGATGTACGGCGCGCCAATCTACGTGCGTCATGAGGTGGTGCATAACCGCTACGTGGTGAACAGCCTGCGCGAACGCGGCGCCATTTTTATCGAGGAGATCGCAGAGGTGCCGGACGGTGCCATTCTGATCTTCTCGGCGCACGGCGTGTCACAGGCGGTGCGCGCGGAAGCGAAAGCGCGCCAGCTGACGATGCTGTTCGACGCCACCTGTCCGCTGGTGACTAAAGTGCATATGGAAGTAGCGCGCGCCAGTCGCAAGGGCACCGAAGCGATCCTGATTGGTCACGCTGGCCACCCGGAAGTGGAAGGCACCATGGGGCAGTACAGCAATCCGGCGGGCGGCATGTATCTGGTGGAATCGCCGGAAGATGTCTTTACGCTGCAGGTGAAGAATGAAAACAACCTGTGCTTTATGACGCAAACCACGCTGTCGGTTGATGATACATCAGCCGTTATTGATGCGCTGCGCCAGCGTTTCCCGCAGATAGTCGGGCCGCGTAAGGATGATATCTGTTATGCCACGACTAATCGCCAGGAAGCGGTGCGTAGCCTGGCCGCAGAGGCAGATGTGGTATTAGTGGTGGGGTCGAAAAACTCCTCTAACTCTAACCGCCTGGCTGAGCTGGCGCAGCGCGCCGGCAAGCGCGCGCAGCTGATCGATTCCGCAGAGGATATTCAGGAAAGCTGGCTGGACGGCATTGATTGCGTCGGGGTTACCGCAGGCGCCTCCGCGCCCGATATCCTGGTGCAGGAAGTGATCCAGCGGCTGCGGCAGTTTGGCGGCCAGGAGGTGATCGAGCTAAGCGGCCGTGAAGAAAACATCGTTTTCGAAGTGCCGAAAGAGCTGCGTCTCGAAGCGCGCCAGGTCGATTAATTCTCTTAGCCCGGAACGGTTTCACCTTCCGGGCTTTCTTTATGCGCTTTTCTATTCCCCAGCTTCTTTTCCCGCTCAGCTGCTTGCCCCGACGGCATCAGCGATCTGTCCTGTTGATTTCACTCGCTAATAACGTCCGAATGCTGGCGCAAATTTCTTATTATCGCCGCGCAGCACTGGTAGAGTCTCTCATCGGAGATTAACCTGTTTGGCTGAGTAAGCGAAACCTGAATTGAGAAAACAGCGATGACACAAACACAATGCCGTATAGCGATTGTTGGCGCCCCTGGACGCATGGGCCGACAGTTAATCCAGGCCATTCAGCAGGCTGAGGGCGTTTCACTCGGCGCCGCGCTGGCGCGTAAAGGCTCCTCACTGGTTGGCAGCGACGCGGGCGAGCTGGCGGGCATCGGCGCGCTGGGCGTACCGGTTAGCGACAGTCTGGATGCGGTGGTTAATGATTTCGATATCCTGATCGATTTCACCCGCCCGGAAGCGACGCTGGCGTATCTGGATTTCTGCCGTCAGCATAAAAAGAACATGGTTATCGGCACCACCGGTTTTGATGAGGCGGGAAAGGCGGCGATCCAGCAGGCCGCGCAGGAGATTGGCATTGTGTTCGCCGCGAACTTCAGCGTCGGAGTCAACCTGATGCTGAAGCTGCTGGAGAAGACGGCGAAAGTGATGGGCGACTATGCCGACATCGAAATTATCGAAGCGCATCACCGGCATAAAGTCGATGCGCCATCCGGCACCGCACTGGCGATGGGCGAAGCCATTGCGGATGCTATGAACTGGGATTTAAAGCAGCATGCGGTCTATGCCCGTGAGGGGCATACCGGCGAGCGTGCGGAAAAAACCATCGGTTTCGCCACCGTGCGTGCAGGCGATATCGTGGGAGAGCATACCGCGATGTTTGCGGATATCGGCGAGCGCATAGAGATTACCCATAAGGCTTCCAGCCGTATGACGTTTGCAAAAGGAGCAGTACGCGCCGCGATATGGGTAAATAGCTCAAAATCGGGGCTTTATGATATGAGAGATGTGCTTGAACTGGAAGATATCTAAAGGTAGATACGTCAGGGTATCTTTCTTTGTTGTGTAAGTTGCTGATACTAAGGGTGGAAAATTCCACCCTTTTTGTTTATTTATAAAATGAGAATTTTAGCGTTATTTTTTTATTTAATGCCTGTAATGTGGTGTTTGTTACGTTTTTTTTCCGTTCCTGTCGCTAATTTTGACCATTTGGTCCACTTTTTACCGTCTCCGGGATGTCTTTCCTTTATCTTCAGCTATGCAAACGGTTTTCCTGCCATGAAATGCCTCC includes:
- the ribF gene encoding bifunctional riboflavin kinase/FAD synthetase; its protein translation is MKFIRGIHNLRTQHRGCVLTIGNFDGVHRGHQALLARLREEGQRRGLPVMVMLFEPQPLELFAADKAPARLTRLRDKLKYLAQEGVDAVLCVRFDRRFAAVSAQSFVNDLLVDKLGVQFLAVGDDFRFGAGREGDFLLLQKAGAEYGFDVISTQTFSEGGRRISSTAIRQALAEDNLTLAEALLGHPFALSGRVVHGDALGRTIGFPTANILLRRIVSPVKGVYAVEVHGLSEHPLPGVANIGTRPTVAGLRQQLEVHLLDTAMNMYGRHIDVVLRQKIRNEQRFPSLDALKEQIAKDVVTARAFFGLKTPV
- the fkpB gene encoding FKBP-type peptidyl-prolyl cis-trans isomerase, encoding MTDSVQRDSAVLLHFTLKLEDGSTAESTRANGKPALFRLGDGSLSDALETALLGLRVGEKKAFTLEPEAAFGSVSPDLIQYFSRRDFIQTGEPEVGAIMLFTGMDGSEMPGVIREIAGDSITVDFNHPLAGRTVHFDVEVLEIDPALESDA
- the lspA gene encoding signal peptidase II codes for the protein MRKSLSATGLRWLWLVLVVIAVDFASKQWVLDNLALHETMPVMPFFNLFHAHNYGAAFSFLADKGGWQRWFFAGIAIAIVVALLVMMYRTAASQKLNNIAYALIIGGALGNLFDRAWHGFVVDFIDFYIGGWHFATFNIADCGICVGAALIVLEGFFTPSGKQAKQKGKA
- the rpsT gene encoding 30S ribosomal protein S20 — translated: MANIKSAKKRAVTSEKRRKHNASRRSMMRTFIKKVYAAVEAGDKEAAQKAFNEMQPIVDRQAAKGLIHKNKAARHKANLTAQINKLA
- the dapB gene encoding 4-hydroxy-tetrahydrodipicolinate reductase gives rise to the protein MTQTQCRIAIVGAPGRMGRQLIQAIQQAEGVSLGAALARKGSSLVGSDAGELAGIGALGVPVSDSLDAVVNDFDILIDFTRPEATLAYLDFCRQHKKNMVIGTTGFDEAGKAAIQQAAQEIGIVFAANFSVGVNLMLKLLEKTAKVMGDYADIEIIEAHHRHKVDAPSGTALAMGEAIADAMNWDLKQHAVYAREGHTGERAEKTIGFATVRAGDIVGEHTAMFADIGERIEITHKASSRMTFAKGAVRAAIWVNSSKSGLYDMRDVLELEDI
- the ispH gene encoding 4-hydroxy-3-methylbut-2-enyl diphosphate reductase; its protein translation is MKILLANPRGFCAGVDRAISIVERALEMYGAPIYVRHEVVHNRYVVNSLRERGAIFIEEIAEVPDGAILIFSAHGVSQAVRAEAKARQLTMLFDATCPLVTKVHMEVARASRKGTEAILIGHAGHPEVEGTMGQYSNPAGGMYLVESPEDVFTLQVKNENNLCFMTQTTLSVDDTSAVIDALRQRFPQIVGPRKDDICYATTNRQEAVRSLAAEADVVLVVGSKNSSNSNRLAELAQRAGKRAQLIDSAEDIQESWLDGIDCVGVTAGASAPDILVQEVIQRLRQFGGQEVIELSGREENIVFEVPKELRLEARQVD
- the ileS gene encoding isoleucine--tRNA ligase; translation: MSDYKSTLNLPETGFPMRGDLAKREPGMLQRWYDDNLYGIIREAKKGKKTFILHDGPPYANGSIHIGHSVNKILKDIIIKSKGLSGFDSPYVPGWDCHGLPIEHKVEQMIGKPGEKVSAAEFREACRKYAAEQVAGQKTDFIRLGVLGDWEHPYLTMNFQTEANIIRALAKIIGNGHLHKGAKPVHWCLDCRSALAEAEVEYYDKTSPSIDVMFNATDAAAVAAKFGASSVQGPISLVIWTTTPWTMPANRAISLHPEFEYQLVQIEGRALILAKDLVESVMKRAGVSEWTVLGSTTGATLELMRFQHPFLAFDVPVVLGEHVTLDAGTGAVHTAPGHGPDDYVIGQKYGLETANPVGPDGCYLPGTYPELDGVNVFKANDMIVELLRSKAALLHVEKLHHSYPHCWRHKTPIIFRATPQWFVSMDQKGLRAQSLKEIKGVQWIPDWGQARIESMVENRPDWCISRQRTWGVPMALFVHNETEQLHPDTLTLMEKVAKRVEQDGIQAWWDLDPRDLMGDDADHYRKVPDTLDVWFDSGSTHASVVDVRPEFHGHSADIYLEGSDQHRGWFMSSLMISTAMKGKAPYRQVLTHGFTVDGQGRKMSKSLGNTVSPQDVMNKLGADILRLWVASTDYSGEMAVSDEILKRSADAYRRIRNTARFLLANLNGFNPETDLVKPEEMVVLDRWAVGRAQAAQADIINSYENYDFHEVVQRLMQFCSVEMGSFYLDIIKDRQYTAKSDSVARRSCQSALWYIAEALVRWMAPIMSFTADEIWSYLPGKRAQYVFTEEWYDGLFGLADNESLNDSYWAELLKVRGEVNKVIEQARGDKRIGGSLEATVTLYADAALAEKLTALGNELRFVLLTSGAQVADYALAPEEAQQSETLKGLKIALHKAEGEKCPRCWHYTTDIGLDAAHPDICGRCVTNVAGNGEERKFA